One stretch of Mycteria americana isolate JAX WOST 10 ecotype Jacksonville Zoo and Gardens chromosome 16, USCA_MyAme_1.0, whole genome shotgun sequence DNA includes these proteins:
- the SOX9 gene encoding transcription factor SOX-9 produces the protein MNLLDPFMKMTEEQDKCISDAPSPTMSDDSAGSPCPSGSGSDTENTRPQENTFPKGDPDLKKESDEDKFPVCIREAVSQVLKGYDWTLVPMPVRVNGSSKNKPHVKRPMNAFMVWAQAARRKLADQYPHLHNAELSKTLGKLWRLLNESEKRPFVEEAERLRVQHKKDHPDYKYQPRRRKSVKNGQSEQEEGSEQTHISPNAIFKALQADSPQSSSSISEVHSPGEHSGQSQGPPTPPTTPKTDAQPGKQDLKREGRPLQEGGRQPPHIDFRDVDIGELSSDVISNIETFDVNEFDQYLPPNGHPGVPATHGQPGQVTYTGSYGISSTSGSQAGAGHVWMSKQQPQPPPQPPPQPQPQHGLPALSGEQGQAQQRTHIKTEQLSPSHYSEQQQHSPQQINYSSFNLQHYSSSYPTITRSQYDYTDHQNSSSYYSHAAGQSSSLYSTFTYMNPTQRPMYTPIADTSGVPSIPQTHSPQHWEQPVYTQLTRP, from the exons ATGAATCTCCTAGACCCCTTCATGAAAATGACAGAAGAACAGGACAAATGTATCTCCGacgcccccagccccaccatgtCGGATGATTCCGCCGGGTCCCCCTGCCCCTCTGGATCCGGCTCGGACACGGAGAACACCAGACCCCAAGAAAACACCTTCCCCAAGGGTGACCCGGACCTGAAGAAGGAGAGCGACGAGGACAAGTTCCCGGTGTGCATCCGAGAGGCGGTGAGCCAAGTGCTCAAGGGCTACGACTGGACCCTGGTGCCCATGCCGGTCCGGGTGAACGGATCCAGCAAAAACAAGCCCCATGTGAAGAGGCCCATGAACGCGTTCATGGTGTGGGCGCAGGCGGCCCGGAGGAAGCTGGCTGACCAGTACCCGCATCTGCACAACGCGGAGCTCAGCAAAACCCTGGGCAAGCTCTGGAG gctgctgaACGAGAGCGAGAAGCGTCCCTTCGTGGAGGAGGCCGAGCGGCTGCGGGTGCAGCACAAGAAGGACCATCCCGACTACAAGTACCAGCCACGGCGGAGAAAGTCGGTGAAGAACGGGCAGtcggagcaggaggagggctcCGAGCAAACCCACATCTCCCCCAACGCCATCTTCAAGGCGCTGCAGGCGGACTCCCCGCAGTCGTCCTCCAGCATCAGCGAGGTGCACTCCCCTGGGGAGCACTCGG GGCAATCGCAGgggccccccacaccccccaccacccccaagaCGGACGCGCAGCCGGGCAAGCAGGACCTGAAGCGGGAGGGCCGCCCTCTGCAAGAAGGCGGCCGGCAGCCGCCCCACATCGACTTCCGAGACGTGGACATCGGCGAGCTCAGCAGCGATGTCATCTCCAACATCGAGACCTTTGATGTCAACGAGTTCGATCAGTACCTCCCCCCCAACGGCCACCCGGGGGTCCCGGCCACCCACGGGCAGCCCGGCCAGGTCACCTACACCGGCAGCTACGGCATCAGCAGCACGTCGGGCTCGCAAGCCGGGGCCGGCCACGTCTGGATGTCCAAGCAACAGCCGCAGCCGCcaccgcagcccccgccgcagccccagccgcagcACGGGCTGCCGGCACTGAGCGGCGAGCAGGGCCAGGCGCAGCAGAGGACGCACATCAAGacggagcagctcagccccagccactacagcgagcagcagcagcactcccCGCAGCAGATCAACTACAGCTCCTTCAACCTCCAGCACTACAGCTCCTCCTACCCCACCATCACCCGCTCCCAGTACGACTACACCGACCACCAGAACTCCAGCTCCTACTACAGCCACGCCGCCggccagagcagcagcctctACTCCACCTTCACCTACATGAACCCCACGCAACGCCCCATGTACACCCCCATTGCAGACACTTCTGgggtcccctccatcccccagacCCACAGCCCGCAGCACTGGGAACAGCCTGTCTACACACAGCTCACCAGACcctaa